TATTATAGGACGGAATGGTGCTGGAAAATCTTCTTTTTTTAAAGCTATAGATACTTTTTATGACATTGCAGCGCCGATAACGGAAGAAGATTTTTTTGATCGAGACATGGGTTCCACCATAGAAATCCGTGTAACTTACGGTAATCTTCGAGATGATGAAAAAGAAGAATTTCAGCTATACATAAAAGACGATAGATTAATTGTCACAAAGCGTATCTCAAGCGAAAATAATCATATAATACAGCGCTATTATGCAGCAGCCTTACAGATACCTCAGTTCGCTGAGATAAGAGCTAAATCTGGTAAAACAGATCGTCGTAATGCTTGGAATGAACTAGTTGATAGTAGTAACTTAGTCGATTTAGGTGGGGGTGCTAAAAGTGCAGATGAAGTCGAACGACTTATGACTGAATACGAAGCTAATCATCCAGAACTCATGGAACAGGTTGAGCGGGAAGAACAATTTTTTGGATCAAAAAACATTGGAGGGGGCAAACTCGACAAATTCACAAAGTATGTTTTGATTCCCGCCGTTCGCGAGGCTTCAGATGAGGTAAGTGGTAAAAAAGGAGCGATATATCAGATTTTAGATATGATTGTTTTAAGAAGGATCAATGCTAGAGAAGATGTTAAAAAATTCAAATCCGAATTTGAAGAAAGAGTTAAAAAATTATATAGCTCTGAAAATCTCACTGAGTTACCGGAACTCGGAAATTCAATTTCTCAGACACTTGAAAAGTTTGCGCCCGGTTCTCAGCTAAACTTAAGATGGGATGAGGTAAAACCTCCTGATATTCCGCTTCCTCCAGCAAGGGCAACTCTAGTCGAAGATAGTTTTGAGGGTGAAATAACTCGCAAAGGGCATGGCCTCCAAAGGGCATTAATAGTCACCTTACTCCAACATTTAGCTATGACAGTTCCTGTAGAACTAACTGTCGAGGACTTAGATGAAGAAGAAACAGGTGTTTTAGAA
Above is a window of Methanosarcinales archaeon DNA encoding:
- a CDS encoding AAA family ATPase, giving the protein IIGRNGAGKSSFFKAIDTFYDIAAPITEEDFFDRDMGSTIEIRVTYGNLRDDEKEEFQLYIKDDRLIVTKRISSENNHIIQRYYAAALQIPQFAEIRAKSGKTDRRNAWNELVDSSNLVDLGGGAKSADEVERLMTEYEANHPELMEQVEREEQFFGSKNIGGGKLDKFTKYVLIPAVREASDEVSGKKGAIYQILDMIVLRRINAREDVKKFKSEFEERVKKLYSSENLTELPELGNSISQTLEKFAPGSQLNLRWDEVKPPDIPLPPARATLVEDSFEGEITRKGHGLQRALIVTLLQHLAMTVPVELTVEDLDEEETGVLEPQDLETSHSPDLILAIEEPELYLHIS